From the Desulfovibrio sp. genome, the window CTTTGCCTGCCCTGTAGGCCAGCCTGGGCACACGCCAGCGAAGTGTGGCCTGCTGGGTGTACGCGCCCTGCGAGGCCGGAGGCTGCGTTGCCTGGGCCCGAGAATTTTTATCTGGTGAGTTTTGAGCAGCTGCGGGCACCGCAGATTCCGCCCGCTGCGAAACAAATTCGAGGGAGAGCGCGGCGTCTCCGTCCAGCCGCGCCCCCGGCAACATGGCGGACAGCGCCTGCCAGTCGGCCACGCGCACGTCCAGCTTGCCGTCCACGCGGGGCATGCCGCCCGCCAGAGGCGGCAGGGGCAAGGCCGCACTCACCTGACCGGAACCAGCCACGCCCAGCAGCTGGCATTGAAGATCACGCACGCCAGCGCGCAAAAGAGCATGCCCGTCCGCCTTGTCGTTCAGAGCAAAAAGCGTTGCACCAAGGCGCTGTGGATGGGTATCCACCACGGCGGAGGCCTGCACCTTAACGGTCAGCTCCGCTGCCTGCTCAGTATCTTTTTGGCCGGGGTCTGACAGCCCGACTTCTGCCGGAGCTGCACCTGTCTGCTTGAGAGCGCCAAGCAGCACCCGCCCCCAGTCGAGCGGCGTGGATTCCAGTTTCAGGGAAATATCCGCAAGGGCGTGACCGCCCAGGTTCCACGCGGGGCAAGCCAGCGTTATCTGCGTGTCTGGAGTTTGCAACGGCCCCTTTGCCGTGATGCGCAAATGGGCGCGTTCGGGCAATACGGCACCGCCATTTGTGGAAGGAGCGGCGGCTGATGCGGATGCGGATTTTTCAGCAGCGTCTTTATCCACATCAGCTTTCTCGCCCAGGCTGGCCTGAATATCCACATCCAGAGGCCCGTCCAGCCAGGAAGTGGCCTCGCCAGCGTCCCACTTTGCGTGACCGGCAAGATGCAGAGGCCCGGCTTCAACGTTGATGCTCTCCAGCGCAGCGCTGGCCCCGGCAGCTTCGCCACCTGCGGTGGGAGCCGTCACGCGCGTCGCAAGGCGCAGCCGCGCATTGGCGCCTTCACGCAGCAGAGTAGCAAGCACGCCTGATTCGGCGGACAGATCATTGGCCGAAGATATCTTTGCGGGGAAACTTGGAGGTGGGCTTGCAGAAGAATCATCGGCAACAGGGCCGGAAGCCCTGCGCACTATCGAGGCAAGCTCGGCTGTGGCATCAAGTGCAAGAATTTTGCCCACGCGGGAGGGGGCAAGAGTAAGACGGGCTGTTGACTCCACCCCGTAGATTGCCGCCCCTGCCACCTGCAAAGGACTATTGTCCGTGCAGGCGATTCTGACCAGCAGCGATGCTTTCGCACCCTGTGTTCCAGCCACCAAACTCAGGTTGGATTCAAGACTGGCATCGTTAGCAGCGGGAGTCTCCCCACCCAGCAAAGCTTGAGGCAAACGGGCATTGAGGATGTTCAGCCCTTCAAGGCGCACCTGCGGCAACCAGCCCGGCAAACCGCCAAGCCTACGCAGGGCATCACCCAGCATGGCGCGCAAGGCCGCCTCCGTCAGGGGCGGCGCAGGCGCAGGAACGGGCGCGTCCGGCAGTATGGGCAAGCGCAACAGTTGCGCGTCATTTACATATACGGAAGCAATACGCACGACCGAAGGCAGGGCGCGCCAGTCCCATTGCACGCGGCAGTCCGGCAGGCGCATCCACAGGCCGTCACTGTCGAGCAGTTCCAGGCCAAGAGAAAATTCAAAAGGCAAGGAGCCGGAAAGATGGGTGATGCGCGCCCGCCCCCCGGCAGGCGGCGCGCCGGATTCCGGCGCGGCCTCCATAGCCGTATTGATTTTTTCCGTCAGCCAGCCCTGCACGGATTCGCTGCGCAGGGCCGCGAGGGTTGCGGCAAGGGCAACTGCGCACAGCAGCACGCACAGGCCCAGCGCCCAGCCTGCGCGACACAGCCACTTGCGAAAAGGGCCACGGCCCCCACCAGAGGGTTTCCTGTGGGCGGGCTGACCCGCATTGGAGGCAGCCTTGCCGCCCAGAGCGGCAGATGCGGAAGAAGAGGAAGACGGCGGGGCCGCGCTGTGTTCCTGATCCATCAGAAAGACTGTCCTATGCTGACGTAAATCTGCACCGGGGGATCGCCGTCAATGGGCTGCAAGGGAAAGCCCACATCCAGCCGCACAGGGCCGATGGGCGTATAGTACCGCAGGCCAAGGCCAGCACCCCAGTTCATGTCGCCGATGATGCGCGGCAGCTCGTCCCTGTAGACCATGCCGCCATCCAGAAAAGGCACAATGCCCACATCCTCGGTAATTTTATAGCGCGCCTCAAGATTGACCACCTGATAGGAACGCCCCCCCAGCGGCTCGTCCTTGTGGTCACGCGGGCCGAGCGACTGATAGGCATAGCCGCGCACAGAACCCGCCCCGCCCGTGTAGTAGCGCAAACTGGCGGGAATGGTGCGCAGCCCTGCGCCAGCAAGCCCCCCGGCCTCGACCCTGCCCGCCAGCACAAGCTTGTCGTCCGGCAGGCCGTCCTTGCGGAAAGGGGCGTAGTAGCCGCTGGCGGAAACAACGCCTGTCATGACGTTGAACGATTCGCCGTAAAAACCCGTGTAGGGCTTGACCTTGACCGCAAGCTCCGAGCCGTCGGAAGGATTGAGGATATTGTTGCGCGTGTCGCGCCGCAGCCCCACGCGTGGGCCAAAGAATCCGTAGCCCTTGGGATCCTGCTCGTTATCCTTGATGGAGCCGCTTTCGCCCCCAAGCCCTGCGCTGCCCCACCACTGGCGCGAAAGCCGCCGCTCGATGTCGCCGGAACCGCTGCCCGCAATTTTTTCGTAGGCGCTGGTATCTTCCCGCAGGGTGGAGCCTGTGACGAGCAGTTTCTGCTCCCTGGCCATAAAGGCAGGCTTTTCAAACACAGCCTTGAGGCCCTGCGTTTCCGTAGCCAGAGGTGCCGTGAGCGTGAGCTTTTCACCATTGCCGAAGACATTGCGGTTCTCCCACATGCCTTCCACACCGAGGCCCGTATCCGTATCATACCGGGCGCTGGCCCCCACCGAATGGAAGGGCGCTTCCGCCACGGTCACTTCCAATGGCAGCACGGAGGCGCTTTCGCGCCCTGCGCCCCAGGCGAGATTTTCTTCCAGTGGTTTGACCTGCACGGAGCGGAACAGGCCCAGACCGCGCAGCTTGTTGGCGTAGTCTTCCACCATGTCCGAATCCCACGGTTCCTCGCCCACATTCCAGGGGGCGAGCCGCTGTACGTATTCGGCGTTCACTTCCTTTGCTCCGCGCACTTCGATGCGGCCCATGAGCGCCGGAGGGCCGGGCCGCACCAGGATATCGGCATTGAGTTTGCGGGCCTCGCGGTCAAGGGTGTAGCTGGTATCCGCCACTGCGGCCAGGGGATAGCCCTGCCGCCGCAAGGATTCTGGCAGGGCATCCACCGCCGCGAGCAGGTCATCGGCGGCAATAGGCTTGCCAATGGCTACGCCGGGCAAAACCGTGGGGAAGGACGGCGGGGGCACGGGTTCCGTTTGCAGCCCCCAAAAGCCCACCTCACGCTGCCGGTTGCGAAAAAACTGCGGGATGTCAGGTTCCGGGTCGTAATACACATCGGCGCGGCCAAGGCTGTAGCGCTTGCCCGGCGAAAGAACGAGGTCGACAACAACGGGCGAGGCGTCCTTGTCTATTTGAACGGAAGCAAGGCCGTCATAATAGCCTTGGGAGTGCAGCAGGCTTTGCGCGCTGGCGGTGTCGGCTCTGGCGCGCCTTTCAAGTGCCAGCAGGCTGTCTGGCGGCTCCTTGGCAAGCTGCACAAGCTGGCTTGAAGCCTTCATCTGCCCTGCCAGAGAATCCGGGCCATCCTGCACCTTGATGCGCACCTTGTACGGCACTGGCTTGCCCTGCCACGCCGTTTCCAGCCCCGGCGGCGCTGGCTGCGGTTCTTCCGCAGGCGCGCGGGCCAGCAAACCGCAGCCCCCGGCGCACAGCAGCAACACCAAGACTGCGAGCGCTCGCAGCAGGGTAAGACAGTACGCCCCTTGGGGCCTTGGTTTGCCAAGGTTAAAAATCATACCTAACCATACGTTGCCCCGCCGCATGAATCAAGAACCATTCGCAACTGTTGCTTGCAAAAAACTGCCGCTTGGCTAGGATTGTTGCAACAGGCCTTGCAGCCTGCGCAACGCATAACAACAGGAAGAAGTATGAATTACGATCTCTGCCTGCACATGGACAGCAAGGACCCCGCCATTCTGCGCCTTGTTCTTCGTAATGCGGCCAACTATATCAAAGCCCTGCCCGAAGAACGCTTTCAGCTTGTGGTTGTAGCCAACGGCCCGGCCGTCACCCAGTTCGTCAAGGGCAATGAAGAATTCCGCGCCATTGCGGCCCCCTTGCAGGATCAGGGTCTGCGCATTCTGCTGTGCGCCAATGCCCTGGCCGACAACAAGATCGACCATGCCGACATCTGGCCCGGCTGCGATGTTGTGCCCGCCGGTCTTGTGGAAATTGTGCGCCTGCAACGCGAAGGTTTCGCCTACATCAAGCCCTAGGACGGACTACGTTTCTGTGGGCATCTGCGGTGTCTGAGCGCATTCTATCCTGCGCTTTTTTTACTATTGCTTCCGGTCTGGCCGGGGGAGACTGAGCATGGAATGCTTTGGGGAAATTCTCGATATGGTGCGCCGCCAAAGCCCCGTGGTGCACAGCATTACAAACTATGTGACAGTCAATGACTGCGCAAATATCATTCTGGCTGCGGGGGGATCGCCCATCATGGCTGATGATGCGGCGGAAGTGGAGCAGATTGTGGGCCTCAGCTCGGCTCTGGTTCTCAATATCGGCACACTCAACACCCGCACGGCGGCGTCCATGCTGGTGGCGGGCAAACGCGCCAATGCCCTGAACATTCCCGTTGTGCTCGACCCTGTGGGCGCTGGCGCTTCCAGCCTGCGCAATGAAACGCTACGCACCCTGATGCAGGAAGTGCGCTTTGCCGTCATCAAGGGCAACAGTTCTGAAATCCGTTTTCTGGCGGGCGATAAAGCCACGGCGCGCGGCGTTGACGCAGATGAAGGCTCGCTGGTTTCAGAGAACAACCTCGCCGCCTCGGCCCGCATGGCCATGGGCATGTGCGCCGCCACTGGTGCGGTTATCATCATCAGCGGGCGCATCGACATTGTGGCCCACTCAAAAGGGGCCTGGGCCGTCAGCAACGGCGACCCGCTCATGACGCGCATCACGGGCGCAGGCTGTATGACTGCCGCCGTGGTGGGCTGCTGCGTGGGCGCTGCCCCGGCCGAGCTGCCGCAGGCCTGCCTGTGCGCCATGTGCTCCATGGGCGTGGCCGGGGAGATCGCCGCAGAAAATATGGGGGCCGTGGGCGGCGGCACAGGCACCTACCGCACTCTGCTGCTGGATGCCATGAGTTCCCTTGACGGCCCCGCCATCACCTGCCGGGGCAAGGTACAGCACATAGCCTGACCTGCGCTCCAGAGTTCAACTACTCACAAAGCCCTCTGCCGCTCGACATTTGAGCGGCAGAGGGCTTTTGCAATTCTGGCTTCGGGCTGGCAGAAAAAACTTTTAGCTCAGCTTACGAATGGATGAGTTACTGCTCTAAATGGGCAGCCGCACAACGCAGAGTACATCGTTGGCGTAGCGCCCATCGCGCTTGTATTCGCGGTAGCCGCGCGAGCGGGCGCAACCCACGGCATACAGCACGCCATCCACAGATTCGAGCTGCGAGGTGCATTCGCCCTGCCCAAGGGCCACCCACTGGGGCCGCAGCTCACAGCTTTCGCCGGGGAGCATGTGCGGCTCGCTGGCAGCCACAAGGGTTCCGCCCGCCTCGGCAAAAAAGCTTGCCGCCCCGGCAATCACTTTGCCGTCCCCATTCTTGGGCAAAGTATCGCCCAGCATGTCCGCAAACTGCGGCAGGGAATCAAAAACAATGCCTATGCCGCCAACGGCCTGTCCCCCCTGTGGTGCAAACACGGGGGCGCTGTAAACGTAGGTTGGTTGCGCAGCGCCCTTGGGGTGATACAGCTCTGTGGCGCGAAAAGGCGAGACGGAAAAATCGTCCGAATCCTTGAGCGACAACGTACGGCGCACATACTCTTCGCCTATCTGCTGCCCGTAAAGGCTGCGCTCCCCAACCTGCGAACAGGCCACAACGGTTCCGCGCGCATCGTAGAGAAACAGGTTGGAGTACACCGTATAATAGCTGTTGATGTACTCCAGAATATCTTCAAGTCGGGAGAGGTCGCCCCTGCTGACGGACGGCTGCGCAAGGATACGCCGAAAATCCGGCGTCAGCGCCCACCAGCGGCAGTCGTTGGCCCGCTCATACAGGTTACGATCCATTATTTCCACGGTGATGGATGCCAGAAACGAGGCATCGTTCAAACGCGAGGCCGTGACCGTTTTCAGCAGGCCATCGGTGAAATAATGGAACTCATGCTCCATTTCGATGCCCATTTTACGCACGGCATCCAATATGGGCGGCAGGGCCTGGGCGGCATGACGCTCGTCTTCCCGCGCGTTGCCGCTTTGACGGGCGGCCATAATCTGCCCGTTGAGCGCCGCCAGCGTCAGGTCGCCCATAACATCGCCAGCCTGTTCTTCAATGCTGGTCAACTGGGCGGAAAATCCCGCCTCCCGCCGCACGAGGGCAACATCAATCCCTTCTGCCGCCTTGCTGGCAAAAGCGCTTTGCGCGTTGCGCAGTACGTGGGTTTGCCATGCCTGCCCCTCATAGCCCTGATACCCTTCTGAAGGACGCGAGACCGCCAAGGTTGCCTTGCTGGCATGGCTTGTCACGGCAAAGCTATCCTCCGGGGTGCGGGCAAAGGTGCGCCCAGTGGGAACCATGCGCGTATCACTGCTGGCAAAGGCCTGGCCTTTTTCGTCCAGCAGCAGAATGACCATATCCTGCGCAAAACGCGCCATGCCCGCAAAGAGGTCAGCGGTTTCTCCATCCATATCAAAGACAAGGCAGAGCACACCCAGAGGGTCGGCGACGCCTTCGGCCCGGATGGCATGGGAATATACAAGGGCCGACCTGCCATCGGGGGCGAGATCTGTGGGCCGAAATGTTTCCACAAATTCCCGCGCGCCCAGAGTCTGCCTGACCAGCGGATCGTTTGAGGCGCTCACAGGCCTTTTGGTATCAAGCTGCACGCACACCCGCCCCTGCGGATCAAGCACCAGAATGTCGCGGTACACGCTGTATTTGGAGCGGTAGGCCGCTAGCCGGGCGCGCAACGTGGGCACATCGCATGCGCCGCTCTGCAAAAAGCCCACAATTTCGCCATCTGTTGCCAGAAAGCTCACGTCCGCAGTGCGCTCATAAAGATTGCGCTTGATGATATCCATAACCACCTGGGCTACGGGCGACATTTCGCGCACGGCTTTTTCAAGCAGCTTTTCGCCCAGCATGCTGGTCATGTCCTGCCTCAGCAGGCCAAACGTATCGCGGGTCTTGAAGATAAAATCAAAGAGGGTGGCGGCAATGGCGTTGCAGTTGATCTTGCCCGTGAGGGCGATCCACGTCCATTGCCGTTCCAGTTGAGA encodes:
- a CDS encoding BamA/TamA family outer membrane protein is translated as MIFNLGKPRPQGAYCLTLLRALAVLVLLLCAGGCGLLARAPAEEPQPAPPGLETAWQGKPVPYKVRIKVQDGPDSLAGQMKASSQLVQLAKEPPDSLLALERRARADTASAQSLLHSQGYYDGLASVQIDKDASPVVVDLVLSPGKRYSLGRADVYYDPEPDIPQFFRNRQREVGFWGLQTEPVPPPSFPTVLPGVAIGKPIAADDLLAAVDALPESLRRQGYPLAAVADTSYTLDREARKLNADILVRPGPPALMGRIEVRGAKEVNAEYVQRLAPWNVGEEPWDSDMVEDYANKLRGLGLFRSVQVKPLEENLAWGAGRESASVLPLEVTVAEAPFHSVGASARYDTDTGLGVEGMWENRNVFGNGEKLTLTAPLATETQGLKAVFEKPAFMAREQKLLVTGSTLREDTSAYEKIAGSGSGDIERRLSRQWWGSAGLGGESGSIKDNEQDPKGYGFFGPRVGLRRDTRNNILNPSDGSELAVKVKPYTGFYGESFNVMTGVVSASGYYAPFRKDGLPDDKLVLAGRVEAGGLAGAGLRTIPASLRYYTGGAGSVRGYAYQSLGPRDHKDEPLGGRSYQVVNLEARYKITEDVGIVPFLDGGMVYRDELPRIIGDMNWGAGLGLRYYTPIGPVRLDVGFPLQPIDGDPPVQIYVSIGQSF
- a CDS encoding DsrE family protein; the protein is MNYDLCLHMDSKDPAILRLVLRNAANYIKALPEERFQLVVVANGPAVTQFVKGNEEFRAIAAPLQDQGLRILLCANALADNKIDHADIWPGCDVVPAGLVEIVRLQREGFAYIKP
- the thiM gene encoding hydroxyethylthiazole kinase, which gives rise to MECFGEILDMVRRQSPVVHSITNYVTVNDCANIILAAGGSPIMADDAAEVEQIVGLSSALVLNIGTLNTRTAASMLVAGKRANALNIPVVLDPVGAGASSLRNETLRTLMQEVRFAVIKGNSSEIRFLAGDKATARGVDADEGSLVSENNLAASARMAMGMCAATGAVIIISGRIDIVAHSKGAWAVSNGDPLMTRITGAGCMTAAVVGCCVGAAPAELPQACLCAMCSMGVAGEIAAENMGAVGGGTGTYRTLLLDAMSSLDGPAITCRGKVQHIA
- a CDS encoding cache domain-containing protein, whose amino-acid sequence is MFSQLERQWTWIALTGKINCNAIAATLFDFIFKTRDTFGLLRQDMTSMLGEKLLEKAVREMSPVAQVVMDIIKRNLYERTADVSFLATDGEIVGFLQSGACDVPTLRARLAAYRSKYSVYRDILVLDPQGRVCVQLDTKRPVSASNDPLVRQTLGAREFVETFRPTDLAPDGRSALVYSHAIRAEGVADPLGVLCLVFDMDGETADLFAGMARFAQDMVILLLDEKGQAFASSDTRMVPTGRTFARTPEDSFAVTSHASKATLAVSRPSEGYQGYEGQAWQTHVLRNAQSAFASKAAEGIDVALVRREAGFSAQLTSIEEQAGDVMGDLTLAALNGQIMAARQSGNAREDERHAAQALPPILDAVRKMGIEMEHEFHYFTDGLLKTVTASRLNDASFLASITVEIMDRNLYERANDCRWWALTPDFRRILAQPSVSRGDLSRLEDILEYINSYYTVYSNLFLYDARGTVVACSQVGERSLYGQQIGEEYVRRTLSLKDSDDFSVSPFRATELYHPKGAAQPTYVYSAPVFAPQGGQAVGGIGIVFDSLPQFADMLGDTLPKNGDGKVIAGAASFFAEAGGTLVAASEPHMLPGESCELRPQWVALGQGECTSQLESVDGVLYAVGCARSRGYREYKRDGRYANDVLCVVRLPI